Genomic segment of Streptomyces alboniger:
CCTGATGCTGGCGTCCCAGGCCGTGGACCGCCTCCTGCCCCGCCTCGGCCCGCGCCGCCTCGCGGCCCCGGCGCTGCTCCTCGCCGCGGGCGTCTTCGCCGCACTTGCCGCGCCCGGGGTCGCGGAGAACGCCTGGGCGGTGCGGGGGCTGATGTTCGCGGTCGGGCTCGTGCTCGGCACGGCGGTCCTGACGATCCAGATCGCCGGGTTCGAGGGCATCGCCCCCGCGGACATGGGGCAGGCGATGGGCCTCTTCCAGATCGTCCGGACGCTGGGCGGGGCGGTGGGTATCGCCGCCTGTGCGGCGCTGATCGGGGGGCATGGGGTGGGCTTCTCGGACGCGGGTCCGTACCGGGTTGCCGTGCTTCTCACGGCAGTGTTCGTGGGCGTGGGCGCGGGGCTGGCGGTGCGCCTGCCAAGGGTGATCGCCGGGCCGCCGGTCTGACTGCTCGGGAGCTGGGGGCGCCGTTCTGCGCAGTTCCCCGCGCCCCTTACGGGGCTCAGCCAGCTAGCAGGGACGTCAGGCCTGTTGCCAGGCCCCCCCGCCAGCATGCGTAGTCGTGGCCGCCGTTGAACTCCTCGTACGTCACCTCGTAGCCCCGTGCTCGCAGGACGTTGCGCAGGCGGCGGTTCTGGGGGAGGAGCATCCATTCCTGGGTGCCCACCTCCAGGTGGAGGCGGACCGGGCGGCGCGGGGTGCGGGCGTATTCGCGGGTGAGCCATTCCGGGCCCCGCCCGTCGGGGGCGTTCTCGTCCGGCCACCAGAACGAACCCGACTGGCTGAGCGCCGCGCCGAAGCGGTCCGGGCGCCGGTGTGCCGCGTACGCCGCCGTGAGGCCACCCGCGCTCTGACCCGCGATGACCGTGCGCTCGGCGGGGGCCGAGAGGTCGTACGCGTCCGCCGCCCACGGCAGCAGCACGTCCGCCAGCCAGTCCACGAAGGCACCGCTGCAACTCAGGTCCTCCATGCGCCGCCCCATCGTGTCGACGAGGAGCGCGGCCGTCGGCGGCACCGCTCCGTCGGCGTGCAGCGCGTCCAGCGTGGCGCCGATGCCGAGCACCGGGCCCCACATCTCGCCGTCCAGGAGGACGGCTGTCGCGCGCGGCCGCTCGGCCGCCGGCAGGTGGACGGTGACGCGTCTGCCGTCCACCTCGGCCTCGACGGACCTCCCCGGCGCCCCTGCGCGGCGGCCCACGTACGGCTGAGGCGGCGCCTCTGGCAGCGACATCACGGAGGCGGGGTTGCGGCCGTCGCGGGCGGGCAGCCGCGGATCGCCGTTGAGCGGGTCGGGGACGGCCTCGGCGAGGACGCGCAGCCACGCCTCACGGTCGGTGCGGAGGGTGTCCTGCCGGGTGCCGTGGGCGACGTAGAACTGGTACGAGGCCCGGTGGTCGGCCCGCAGGCGGTGGCTGAGCGCCCACACGTCCGTGCCGGGCAGGCGTTCCATCAGGTGCGGGGTGAGGTCGCCCGCGTGGCGGTCCTTGTCGGTGACGGTGTGCAGCAGCGCCAGGACGTCCGTGGCGGGGCGTGCGGGGTCGTCCCGCCGGAGGAACGTGACGAGTCGGTGGGCCGGGTCGCCCGAGGGGTCGGGCTCGACGAGGGGTGTGCCCGTCGTCTCGACGCGGTTCCAGAAGGCCCGTTCGGCGCCGGGCACCCGGGCTCGTACGGCGTGAAGGAGCGTCCGCAGCAGCGGGCTTCGCACAGGGGTGGCCTCTTTCGGGTTAGGTGGTGTCATACGCGTGTCGCCGCCGAGCGGCCCAGCAGCACCCACAGCAGGAACGGGCCGCCGAGGACCGTCGTGACGACGCCGACCGGCAGCTCGGACCCGTCGAAGGCGATGCGCCCGAGCGTGTCGGCCACGACCACGAGCGTCGCGCCGGTCAGCATCGAGCCGACCAGCGGCACCCGCAGCGGGCCCGCGAGGCGGGAGGCGATGACGGGCGAGGCGAGGGCGACGAAGCCGACGGGCCCGCAGATGCCGACCGCGAGACCGGCCAGCGCGACGGCGAGGAGCAGGCAGATCAGGCGGGTGCGCCCGGCGTTGGAGCCGAGCGAGGCGGCGGTGGAGTCGTCGAAGCGGAGGACGCCGAGGTGGCGGGCGACGGCGAGGGCGAGCGGCACCAGGACGGCCAGGCCGATGAGGACGGGCACGACGACGGAGTAGCCGCGGCCGTTGAGGCTCCCGGACGTCCACACGTACAGGGAGCTGGCCGAGTTGAGGGACCGGCGCGAGAGCACGACCTGGGTGGCGGCGGAGGCGAGCGCGGACATGGCGAGGCCGACGACGAGGACGCGGTAGCCGCGCTGTCCGAGCCCTCCGGAGACCAGCGTGACGACGACCACGGCGACGAGCGCGCCGATCGGCCCCGCCCACCAGGCGCCGAAGGACCCGGAGGCGCTGAAGGTGACGGAGACGAGGACCGCGGCCGTGGCTCCGTCGTTGACGCCGAGGAGTTCCGGGGTGGCGAGGCGGTTGCGGGCGAGGGTCTGGGTGAGGCACCCGGCGAGGCCGAGCGCCGCGCCCGCGGTGAGCCCGGCGACGATGCGGCCGAGGCGGAACTTCTGCACGAGGAGCACGTCGAAGTGGTCGCCGTATCCGAGGACGGCGCGGAAGGTGCGGCCGACGCTCATGTCGCTCTGTCCCGCGTACGCGGAGAGGACGACGGCGACGACGAGCAGCGCGGCGAGCAGCAGCGAGGCGAGGGTCGCGCGGCGGGCGACGAGGAAGGAGAGGGGGCCGCGGCGCAGGACGAAGGTGTCGGTGCCGACGGGGCGGACGCGCTTCGGGGTCCGCGCGCTCGCGCGCTTCGGCAGCCGCGGCCGGGGCAGGCGGCGCGGCCAGGGCACGCGGCGCGGCTTGGAGGGGGCGCTTTCCTCCGTCGCCGGCTCGGTCATGCCCATCGTGGTGAGGGACTTGGAGCGGACGATGAGGATCAGTACGGGCGCTCCGATCAGCGCCACGATGACGGACACCGGGGCCTCGTACGGGCGGGAGACCACGCGGGCCGCGACGTCCGAGACGGTCAGGACGCAGGCGCCGACGAGTCCCGCGAGGAGCAGCCTGGCCGGGAGCCGGGTGCCCGCGATGGCGCGGGCGAGGAAGCCCGCGAGGAGGCCGAGGAAGGAGATGGGGCCGGCGAGCGCGACGGCGGCGGCGGTGAGCAGGGTGACGCCGACGGCGACGACCGTACGGATCAGGGGCGGCCGGTGGCCGAGGCTGCGGGCGAGGTCGTCGCCGAGGGCGAGGGCGGACAGCGGCCGGGCGACCAGCAGCGCGACGAGGAAGCCGGCGGCGAGAACGGGTGCGAGGCGCCCCAGTTCGCCGTATCCCTCGACCCCGGCGAGCGAGCCGAGCACCCAGAAGCGGAACCTGTCGTAGGTCTCCGCGGAGTTGACGACGATGACGCTGGTGAGCCCGCCGAAGGTGGCGCCGAGCGCCGATCCGGCGAGGACGAGCCGCATGGGAGAGCCACCGCCCTTGCGCCCGGCGATGAGCAGCACAAGCCCGCTCGCGACCACGGCGCCGCCGAACGCGCAGCCCAGATAGGCGAAACCGGAATCGAACCCGAGCAGCGCGATGCCCGCGACGACCCCGAGCGAGGCACCGGCGTTGACGCCGAGCAGGCCGGTCTCGGCGAGCGGGTTGCGGGTGACCGCCTGGAGCAGGCAGCCGGCGACGCCGAGGGCGCCGCCGACGAGCAGAGCGGTGAGGGTGCGCGGGATGCGCAGGTCGCCGACGACGAGAGCGAGGCGTGAATCGTCGCGCGCCCCATGCCGGTTGAGCAGGTAGTCGAGGACCCCGCCGGGGCCGACCTCGCCCGCGCCGACGCTCAGGGAGAGGGCCACGAGCAGCAGCAGGGCGAGGGTGAATCCGGTGACGGCGAGACCGACCGTGCGGCGCGCGGCACGCTCGGGCGCCGGTCCGCGACCGTCCTTTTCAGCCAACTCCCTTGACAATTCGGGCGGTTGGGGTGCTGGGGGTGTGGTGCCCACGGTCGGCATGCGCATAAGGTGAGGCTAGCCTAACTATATCGGCAGGGTCGCGACCTCTGGGCAGAAGTTATACGTTAGGTTAGGCTTACCTAAAAAGTAGGGGGAGGTCGCTCACACATGCCTGACCACATACCGCCTGACCACCTAGCGGACGAGTCGCGCGCCGAGGGCGAGTTCGCCGGGCGTACGGCTCTGGTGACCGGCGCGGGCCAGGGCATCGGCGCCGCGGTGGCCACCGCGCTCGCGGCCCGGGGCGCGCACGTCGTCGCCACGGACCGCTCGGCGCACGGCATCGACGAACTGGCCGCCGCCGCACGGGACCTGGCCGGCACGGTCACCCCGCGCGTCATGGACGTCACGGACCCCGTCGCCGTCACCGCCGTCGTCGACGACGTCGTACGCGACCACGGCGCCCTCGACCTCCTCGTGAACGTCGCGGGCATCCTCCGTGCCGCGCCCGTCGCCGAACTGACCGACGCCGACTGGGCCGACACCTTCGCCGTGAACACCACCGGCGTCTTCCACACCTCGCGCGCCGCCGCCTCCCACATGACCGCGCGCGGCCGCGGCTGCATCGTCACCGTCGCCTCCAACGCGGCCGGGATCCCCCGCACCGGTATGGCCGCGTACGCCGCGTCGAAGGCGGCGGCCACGATGTTCACCAAGTGCCTCGGCCTTGAGGTCGCCCGCAGCGGCGTGCGCTGCAACGTCGTCGCGCCGGGTTCCACGGACACCGCGATGCAGCGGGCCCTGTGGCCCGACGGGCAGACGGAGGTGCCGCTCAGCGTCATCGACGGCGACCCGGCGACGTACCGCACCGGCATCCCCCTCGGCCGCATCGCCGCGCCCCGGGACATCGCCGACGCGGTGCTCTTCCTCGCCTCGGACCGGGCCCGGCACGTGACCTTGCAGGAGCTCTACGTCGACGGAGGCGCCACGCTGCGCTGAGCCTGGGTGGTTTCCTGGGCCGCCGCTTCGCGGCGGATGCTCTCCCACCCACCCACCCGTTTACCCCGAACCATCGCCCCCACGTAGGGGCCCCTGCCCCAAGAAACGGAGCCCCCCGTGTCGACGGCACCCGAAGTCGCCACGCACGTCACCACGGCCGAGCAGGCCCACCCCGCCGTAGGAGCGGCCACCGCCCTCCTCGACGCCTACAGACCCGGCGAACGCTTCCTCGCGACGCCGACCCGCACCCTGCTCACCGAAGGCGGCGTCCGCGCCCACGTCCCGCACGACGACAGACCCCTGCCGCTCCGCGTCGCCGCCACCCTGGCCGACGCCCGCCGTGCCGGGTCCGCCAAGCCCTACGTCGTCGGCGCCATCCCCTTCGACCACACCGCGCCCGCCGCGCTCGCCGTCCCCGAAGCGGTGCGCACCGCGCCGCCGCTGACCGCGGACCCGCTGATCGCGCTCCCCGCCGAGACACCGGACGCCACCGACTGGCGGATCCGCCCGGTACCGGCCCCCGAGGAGTACGGCGCCGGCGTGGCCGCCGCCGTGGAGCGCATGTGGCGCGGCGACTTCAGCAAGGTCGTCCTCGCCCGCACCCTCGAACTCACCGCGCCCGCCCCGCTGGACATCCCGCTGATGCTCCAGCGCCTGGCCCGCCGCGACCCCTCCGGCTACACCTTCGCGCTGCCCACGGCCCCCGGCCGCACCCTGATCGGCGCCAGCCCCGAACTGCTCGTCTCGCGCCGCGGCCACCAGGTCGTCGCCAACCCGCTCGCGGGCTCCACGCCCCGCAGCGACGACCTCGCCGAGGACGTGCGCCGCGCCGCCGCCCTCCTGGAGTCCGCCAAGGACCTGCACGAGCACGCGGTCGTGGTCGACGCCGTGCACCAGGCGCTCGCCTCCTTCTGCACGGACCTGACCGTCCCGGCCCGCCCCACCCTGATCCGCACGGCGACCATGTGGCACCTGTCCACCACGGTCACCGGCACCCTCGCCTCCCCCGACGCCTCCGCCCTCGAACTGGCCTGCGCCCTGCACCCCACCCCCGCGGTCTGCGGCACCCCCACGGCCACGGCCCGCGAGGTGATCCGCGAGACCGAGCCGTTCGACCGCGGCTTCTTCACCGGCATGATCGGCTGGGGCGACGCGAACGGCGACGGCGAGTGGGTCGTCACCATCCGCTGCGCCGAGGCCGAGGAACGCTCCCTGCGGCTGTACGCGGGCGCGGGCGTCGTCGCCGCCTCCGACCCGGCGGCGGAGACCGCGGAGACCGGCGCGAAGTTCCGTACGTTCCTGAACGCGGTGGGAGCCGAGCTGTGAGCGGCGTCGACGCACCCACGTGGCCCGAGGAGTTCGCCGCCCGCTACCGCGCCGCCGGCTACTGGCGCGGCGAGACCTTCGGCGGGCTCCTGCGCGACCGCGCCGCCGAGCACCCCGACCGGATCGCGATCGTCGACCCCGGCGGGGCGAGCGGGACGGCCGACGCCTCCGGGGTCCGCCGCTGGACGTACGGCCAGCTCGACCGCAGGGCCGACCGCCTGGCGGCGGGCTTCCTCGCCCGTGGCATCACCAAGGGCGACCGGGTCGTCGTCCAACTCCCCAACATCGCCGAGTTCTTCGAGACGATCTTCGCGCTCTTCCGTATCGGCGCGCTGCCGGTCTTCGCGCTGCCCGCGCACCGCGAGACGGAGATCCGCTACTTCTGCGAGTTCACCGAGGCCGCCGCGTACGTCATCCCCGCCGAGCACGGCGGCTTCGACTACCGCGACCTCGCGGCGAAGGTCCTCGCCGAAGTCCCCACCCTGCGCCACGTCTTCGTGGCCGACGGAGATCCCGGCGCCTTCGAGGCCCTGTCCGACGTACCCGCGGCCCCGGGGCCGATCCCGCACCCGCCCGCCCCCTCCGACCTGGCCTTCCTCCAGCTCTCCGGCGGCTCGACCGGCGTACCGAAGCTGATCCCCCGCACCCACGACGACTACATCTACTCGCTGCGCGGTTCGAACGAGCTGTGCGGGGTCGACGCGGACTCCGTCTACCTGGTCGCCCTCCCCGCGGCCCACAACTTCCCGCTGTCCTCGCCCGGTTCGCTCGGCGCGCTCCACGCGGGCGCCCGCGTCGTGCTCTGCCCGCAGCCGGGCCCCGAGGTCGCCTTCCCGCTCATCGAGTCCGAGGGCGTCACCATCACGGGCCTCGTACCGCCGCTCGCCCTGCTCTGGACGGAGGCGGCGCCTTCGTCGGCGTACGACCTGTCCAGTCTGGACGTCCTCCTGGTCGGCGGCGCGAAGTTCAGCGAGGAGGCGGCGCGCCGCGTCGGACCCGCCCTCGGCTGCACGCTCCAGCAGGTCTTCGGCATGGCGGAGGGCCTGGTCAACTACACGCGCCTGGACGACCCGGACGAGACGATCGTCACCACGCAGGGCCGCCCGATCTCCCCCGACGACGAGATCCGGATCGTCGACGACGAGGACGAGGAGCTGCCCGTGGGCGCGACCGGGCACCTCCTGACCCGCGGCCCGTACACGATCCGCGGCTACTGGCGGGCGCCCGAGCACAACGCCCGTTCCTTCACGGCGGACGGCTTCTACCGCACCGGCGACGTGGTCCGCCTCACCGAGACCGGCCATCTGGTCGTCGAGGGCCGGGCGAAGGACCAGATCAACCGGGGCGGCGAGAAGATCGCGGCCGAGGAGGTCGAGAACCACATCCTCGCCCACCCGTCAGTGCACGACGCGAACGTCGTCGCCGAGCCCGACCCCTATCTGGGCGAGCGCACGTGCGCGTACGTCATCCTGCGCGCGGGCGCCGAGCCGCTGAAGCCGGTCGCGGTCAAGAGGTTCGTACGGGAACGGGGGCTCGCGGCGTACAAGGTGCCCGACCGCGTGGAGTTCGTGGAGGCCTTCCCGCAGACGGGCGTGGGCAAGATCTCC
This window contains:
- the fes gene encoding enterochelin esterase, coding for MTPPNPKEATPVRSPLLRTLLHAVRARVPGAERAFWNRVETTGTPLVEPDPSGDPAHRLVTFLRRDDPARPATDVLALLHTVTDKDRHAGDLTPHLMERLPGTDVWALSHRLRADHRASYQFYVAHGTRQDTLRTDREAWLRVLAEAVPDPLNGDPRLPARDGRNPASVMSLPEAPPQPYVGRRAGAPGRSVEAEVDGRRVTVHLPAAERPRATAVLLDGEMWGPVLGIGATLDALHADGAVPPTAALLVDTMGRRMEDLSCSGAFVDWLADVLLPWAADAYDLSAPAERTVIAGQSAGGLTAAYAAHRRPDRFGAALSQSGSFWWPDENAPDGRGPEWLTREYARTPRRPVRLHLEVGTQEWMLLPQNRRLRNVLRARGYEVTYEEFNGGHDYACWRGGLATGLTSLLAG
- the fhuB gene encoding Fe(3+)-hydroxamate ABC transporter permease FhuB encodes the protein MRMPTVGTTPPAPQPPELSRELAEKDGRGPAPERAARRTVGLAVTGFTLALLLLVALSLSVGAGEVGPGGVLDYLLNRHGARDDSRLALVVGDLRIPRTLTALLVGGALGVAGCLLQAVTRNPLAETGLLGVNAGASLGVVAGIALLGFDSGFAYLGCAFGGAVVASGLVLLIAGRKGGGSPMRLVLAGSALGATFGGLTSVIVVNSAETYDRFRFWVLGSLAGVEGYGELGRLAPVLAAGFLVALLVARPLSALALGDDLARSLGHRPPLIRTVVAVGVTLLTAAAVALAGPISFLGLLAGFLARAIAGTRLPARLLLAGLVGACVLTVSDVAARVVSRPYEAPVSVIVALIGAPVLILIVRSKSLTTMGMTEPATEESAPSKPRRVPWPRRLPRPRLPKRASARTPKRVRPVGTDTFVLRRGPLSFLVARRATLASLLLAALLVVAVVLSAYAGQSDMSVGRTFRAVLGYGDHFDVLLVQKFRLGRIVAGLTAGAALGLAGCLTQTLARNRLATPELLGVNDGATAAVLVSVTFSASGSFGAWWAGPIGALVAVVVVTLVSGGLGQRGYRVLVVGLAMSALASAATQVVLSRRSLNSASSLYVWTSGSLNGRGYSVVVPVLIGLAVLVPLALAVARHLGVLRFDDSTAASLGSNAGRTRLICLLLAVALAGLAVGICGPVGFVALASPVIASRLAGPLRVPLVGSMLTGATLVVVADTLGRIAFDGSELPVGVVTTVLGGPFLLWVLLGRSAATRV
- a CDS encoding 2,3-dihydro-2,3-dihydroxybenzoate dehydrogenase — protein: MPDHIPPDHLADESRAEGEFAGRTALVTGAGQGIGAAVATALAARGAHVVATDRSAHGIDELAAAARDLAGTVTPRVMDVTDPVAVTAVVDDVVRDHGALDLLVNVAGILRAAPVAELTDADWADTFAVNTTGVFHTSRAAASHMTARGRGCIVTVASNAAGIPRTGMAAYAASKAAATMFTKCLGLEVARSGVRCNVVAPGSTDTAMQRALWPDGQTEVPLSVIDGDPATYRTGIPLGRIAAPRDIADAVLFLASDRARHVTLQELYVDGGATLR
- the dhbC gene encoding isochorismate synthase DhbC; the protein is MSTAPEVATHVTTAEQAHPAVGAATALLDAYRPGERFLATPTRTLLTEGGVRAHVPHDDRPLPLRVAATLADARRAGSAKPYVVGAIPFDHTAPAALAVPEAVRTAPPLTADPLIALPAETPDATDWRIRPVPAPEEYGAGVAAAVERMWRGDFSKVVLARTLELTAPAPLDIPLMLQRLARRDPSGYTFALPTAPGRTLIGASPELLVSRRGHQVVANPLAGSTPRSDDLAEDVRRAAALLESAKDLHEHAVVVDAVHQALASFCTDLTVPARPTLIRTATMWHLSTTVTGTLASPDASALELACALHPTPAVCGTPTATAREVIRETEPFDRGFFTGMIGWGDANGDGEWVVTIRCAEAEERSLRLYAGAGVVAASDPAAETAETGAKFRTFLNAVGAEL
- a CDS encoding (2,3-dihydroxybenzoyl)adenylate synthase codes for the protein MSGVDAPTWPEEFAARYRAAGYWRGETFGGLLRDRAAEHPDRIAIVDPGGASGTADASGVRRWTYGQLDRRADRLAAGFLARGITKGDRVVVQLPNIAEFFETIFALFRIGALPVFALPAHRETEIRYFCEFTEAAAYVIPAEHGGFDYRDLAAKVLAEVPTLRHVFVADGDPGAFEALSDVPAAPGPIPHPPAPSDLAFLQLSGGSTGVPKLIPRTHDDYIYSLRGSNELCGVDADSVYLVALPAAHNFPLSSPGSLGALHAGARVVLCPQPGPEVAFPLIESEGVTITGLVPPLALLWTEAAPSSAYDLSSLDVLLVGGAKFSEEAARRVGPALGCTLQQVFGMAEGLVNYTRLDDPDETIVTTQGRPISPDDEIRIVDDEDEELPVGATGHLLTRGPYTIRGYWRAPEHNARSFTADGFYRTGDVVRLTETGHLVVEGRAKDQINRGGEKIAAEEVENHILAHPSVHDANVVAEPDPYLGERTCAYVILRAGAEPLKPVAVKRFVRERGLAAYKVPDRVEFVEAFPQTGVGKISKKDLRAAASARPDSPGRPDSPGRPVSTSEPAQA